From a single Pseudomonas serboccidentalis genomic region:
- the hyi gene encoding hydroxypyruvate isomerase yields the protein MPRFAANLSMLFTEQDFLARFDAAAKAGFSGVEYLFPYDFSSAEIKARLDANGLTQVLFNLPAGDWAKGERGIACLPDRVEEFRAGVDLAIAYAQVLGNTQVNCLAGIRPQGVDDATVEKTFVANLKYAADKLQAAGIKLVMEAINTRDIPGFYLNNTAQALSIREQVGSANLFLQYDIYHMQIMEGDLARTLQSHLGEINHVQLADNPGRNEPGTGEINYRFLFEHLDRIGYQGWVGCEYKPLTTTEAGLGWLKTHNAI from the coding sequence ATGCCGCGTTTCGCAGCCAACCTGTCCATGCTGTTCACCGAACAGGATTTCCTTGCCCGTTTCGACGCCGCCGCCAAGGCTGGTTTCAGCGGCGTCGAGTACCTGTTCCCGTACGACTTCAGCTCCGCGGAGATCAAGGCCAGACTCGACGCCAATGGTCTGACTCAAGTGCTGTTCAACCTGCCGGCCGGCGACTGGGCCAAAGGCGAGCGCGGGATCGCGTGTCTGCCGGATCGGGTCGAAGAGTTCCGCGCCGGTGTCGACCTGGCGATTGCCTACGCGCAAGTGTTGGGCAACACCCAGGTCAACTGCCTGGCCGGTATCCGTCCGCAAGGCGTGGACGATGCCACCGTGGAAAAGACCTTCGTCGCCAACCTCAAGTACGCGGCCGACAAGCTGCAGGCGGCGGGGATCAAACTGGTGATGGAAGCGATCAACACCCGCGACATCCCCGGCTTCTACCTGAACAACACGGCGCAGGCCCTGTCGATTCGCGAGCAGGTCGGCAGCGCCAACCTGTTCCTGCAATATGACATCTACCACATGCAAATCATGGAAGGCGATCTGGCCCGCACCCTGCAATCGCACCTGGGCGAGATCAACCACGTGCAGCTCGCGGACAACCCGGGGCGCAACGAACCCGGCACCGGCGAGATCAACTACCGCTTCCTGTTCGAACACCTGGATCGCATCGGTTATCAGGGTTGGGTTGGCTGTGAATACAAGCCGCTGACCACGACCGAAGCGGGCCTCGGCTGGCTGAAAACCCATAACGCAATCTGA
- a CDS encoding GlcG/HbpS family heme-binding protein: MSALTLKVAVNLVNEAISAGRGINAAPLTIAVLDTGGHLITLQREDGASLLRPNIAIGKAWGAIALGKGSRLLALDAQQRPAFIAALNSMGQGSVVPAPGGVLIRDQAGNVLGAIGISGDLSDIDEQVAIRAVEALALRADAGVAA, translated from the coding sequence ATGAGCGCTTTAACCTTGAAAGTCGCAGTCAACCTGGTCAACGAAGCCATCAGCGCCGGGCGCGGTATCAACGCCGCGCCGCTGACCATCGCGGTACTCGATACCGGCGGCCACCTGATCACCCTGCAACGCGAAGACGGCGCCAGCCTGCTGCGTCCGAACATCGCCATCGGCAAAGCCTGGGGCGCCATCGCCCTGGGCAAGGGCTCACGCCTGCTGGCGCTGGATGCCCAACAACGCCCGGCCTTCATCGCCGCGCTCAACAGCATGGGCCAGGGCAGCGTCGTCCCGGCTCCGGGCGGCGTATTGATCCGCGATCAGGCGGGCAACGTGCTGGGCGCGATCGGCATCAGCGGCGATCTGTCGGATATTGATGAGCAGGTGGCGATCAGGGCGGTGGAGGCGCTGGCGTTGCGGGCGGATGCGGGGGTGGCGGCCTGA
- a CDS encoding TetR/AcrR family transcriptional regulator produces the protein MSTIRERNKELILRAASEEFADKGFAATKTSDIAAKAGLPKPNVYYYFKSKENLYREVLESIIVPILQASTPFNPDGVPSEVLSGYIRSKIRISRDLPFASKVFASEIMHGAPHLSADLVEQLNSQAKHNIDCIQSWIDRGQIAPVDPNHLMFSIWAATQTYADFDWQISAITGKDKLDEADYEAAAQTIIRLVLKGCEPD, from the coding sequence ATGAGCACAATCCGCGAGCGCAACAAAGAACTGATCCTGCGTGCCGCCAGTGAGGAGTTTGCTGACAAGGGCTTCGCTGCGACCAAAACCAGCGACATCGCTGCCAAGGCGGGATTGCCCAAGCCCAACGTCTACTACTACTTCAAGTCCAAGGAAAACCTCTACCGCGAGGTCCTGGAAAGCATCATCGTGCCGATCCTGCAGGCCTCGACCCCGTTCAACCCGGACGGCGTGCCGAGCGAAGTGCTCAGCGGCTACATCCGCTCGAAAATCCGCATCTCCCGTGACCTGCCCTTCGCCTCCAAGGTGTTCGCCAGCGAAATCATGCACGGCGCCCCACACCTGAGCGCCGACCTGGTCGAGCAACTCAACAGCCAGGCCAAGCACAACATCGACTGCATCCAGAGCTGGATCGACCGCGGTCAGATCGCCCCAGTCGACCCCAATCACCTGATGTTCAGCATCTGGGCCGCGACCCAGACCTACGCCGACTTCGACTGGCAGATTTCGGCGATCACCGGCAAGGACAAGCTGGACGAGGCGGATTATGAAGCGGCGGCGCAGACGATTATCCGGTTGGTGTTGAAAGGGTGTGAGCCCGACTGA
- a CDS encoding MlaA family lipoprotein, with amino-acid sequence MAKYLLLIAALLSAGVAQADNSKANAPVVVDSDGFKEPLSKLKFNPGLDQREFERSTLNALNVYDPLESWNRRVYHFNYRFDQWVFLPVVDGYRYVTPSFLRTGVSNFFNNLGDVPNLVNSLLQFKGKRSMETTARLLLNTTIGIAGLWDPATAMGLPRQSEDFGQTLGFYGVPGGAYFVLPILGPSNIRDTAGLAVDYTAESAINYLNVSEVSSNHPEIWALRAVDKRYQTNFRYGQMNSPFEYEKVRYVYTESRKLQIAE; translated from the coding sequence GTGGCTAAATATCTCCTGCTGATTGCAGCGCTCCTCAGTGCAGGCGTGGCCCAGGCCGACAACAGCAAAGCCAACGCGCCGGTGGTGGTCGACAGCGACGGCTTCAAGGAGCCGCTGTCCAAACTCAAGTTCAACCCGGGACTGGACCAGCGTGAGTTCGAACGCTCGACGCTCAACGCGCTGAACGTCTATGACCCACTGGAGTCGTGGAACCGCCGCGTCTACCACTTCAACTACCGCTTCGACCAATGGGTGTTCCTGCCAGTGGTCGACGGTTATCGCTACGTGACGCCGAGCTTCCTGCGCACCGGGGTGAGCAACTTCTTCAACAACCTCGGCGACGTGCCGAACCTGGTCAACAGCCTGTTGCAGTTCAAGGGCAAGCGTTCGATGGAAACCACGGCGCGCCTGTTGCTCAACACCACCATCGGCATCGCCGGCCTGTGGGACCCGGCGACCGCCATGGGCCTGCCGCGCCAGAGCGAAGACTTCGGCCAGACCCTGGGCTTCTACGGCGTACCGGGCGGTGCGTACTTCGTGCTGCCGATCCTTGGCCCGTCGAACATTCGCGATACCGCAGGCCTGGCCGTGGACTACACCGCCGAATCGGCGATCAACTACCTGAACGTGTCAGAAGTCAGCTCCAACCATCCTGAGATCTGGGCCCTGCGCGCCGTCGACAAGCGCTACCAGACCAACTTCCGCTACGGTCAGATGAACTCGCCGTTCGAGTACGAGAAAGTGCGCTACGTGTACACCGAGTCGCGCAAGCTGCAGATTGCCGAGTAA
- the gcl gene encoding glyoxylate carboligase produces the protein MSKMRAIEAAVLVMRREGVDTAFGIPGAAINPLYSALKKVGGIDHVLARHVEGASHMAEGYTRTKAGNIGVCIGTSGPAGTDMVTGLYSASADSIPILCITGQAPRARMHKEDFQAVDITSIVKPVTKWATTVLEPGQVPYAFQKAFYEMRSGRPGPVLIDLPFDVQMAEIEFDIDAYQPLPLAKPTATRVQVEKALALLDQAERPLLVAGGGIINADASDLLVEFAELTGIPVIPTLMGWGTIPDDHPLMVGMVGLQTSHRYGNATMLKSDVVLGIGNRWANRHTGSVDVYTEGRKFIHVDIEGTQIGRVFTPDLGIVSDAAAALTVFLEVAREWQAAGKLKNRSAWLQDCQQRKASLQRKTHFDNVPVKPQRVYEEMNQVFGKDTCYVSTIGLSQIAGAQFLHVYKPRHWINCGQAGPLGWTIPAALGVVKADPNRKVVALSGDYDFQFMIEELAVGAQFKLPYIHVVVNNSYLGLIRQAQRGFEMDYCVQLSFDNLNAPELNGYGVDHVAVAEGLGCKALRVFEPSEIAPALRKAEELIEEFKVPVIVEIILERVTNISMGTEINAVNEFEDLALVGNDAPTAISLLD, from the coding sequence ATGAGCAAAATGAGAGCAATCGAAGCCGCCGTTCTGGTGATGCGCCGTGAAGGGGTTGATACCGCTTTTGGCATTCCGGGTGCTGCGATCAACCCGCTGTACTCCGCACTGAAAAAAGTCGGTGGCATCGATCACGTCCTCGCTCGCCACGTCGAAGGCGCGTCGCACATGGCCGAGGGTTACACCCGCACCAAGGCCGGCAACATCGGCGTGTGCATCGGTACGTCCGGCCCGGCCGGTACCGACATGGTCACCGGGCTCTACAGCGCCTCGGCCGACTCGATTCCGATCCTCTGCATCACCGGCCAGGCACCCCGCGCCCGTATGCACAAGGAAGACTTCCAGGCAGTCGACATCACCAGCATCGTCAAGCCCGTCACCAAGTGGGCGACCACGGTTCTGGAGCCGGGCCAGGTGCCTTACGCGTTCCAGAAAGCCTTCTATGAAATGCGCTCCGGCCGCCCAGGCCCGGTGCTGATCGACCTGCCGTTCGACGTGCAGATGGCCGAAATCGAATTCGACATCGACGCCTACCAGCCACTGCCACTGGCCAAACCAACCGCGACCCGCGTTCAGGTCGAGAAGGCACTGGCACTGCTCGATCAAGCCGAGCGCCCATTACTGGTGGCCGGTGGCGGGATCATCAACGCCGACGCCAGCGATCTGCTGGTGGAGTTCGCCGAGCTGACCGGTATCCCGGTCATCCCGACCCTGATGGGCTGGGGCACCATCCCGGATGATCACCCGCTGATGGTCGGCATGGTCGGCCTGCAGACTTCGCACCGCTATGGCAATGCCACGATGCTGAAATCCGACGTGGTACTGGGTATCGGTAACCGTTGGGCCAACCGTCACACCGGTTCGGTCGACGTCTACACCGAAGGCCGCAAGTTCATTCACGTCGATATCGAAGGCACGCAGATCGGCCGCGTCTTCACCCCGGACCTGGGCATCGTCTCCGACGCCGCCGCCGCGCTGACCGTGTTCCTCGAAGTCGCCCGTGAATGGCAAGCCGCCGGCAAGCTGAAAAACCGCAGCGCCTGGCTGCAGGATTGCCAGCAGCGCAAGGCCAGCCTGCAGCGCAAGACCCACTTCGACAACGTGCCGGTCAAGCCGCAGCGCGTTTACGAAGAAATGAACCAGGTGTTCGGCAAGGACACCTGCTACGTCAGCACCATCGGTCTGTCGCAGATCGCCGGCGCGCAGTTTCTGCACGTCTACAAGCCGCGTCACTGGATCAACTGCGGCCAGGCCGGCCCGTTGGGCTGGACCATTCCGGCGGCGCTGGGCGTGGTCAAGGCCGATCCGAACCGTAAAGTCGTGGCCCTGTCGGGGGACTATGACTTCCAGTTCATGATCGAGGAGCTGGCGGTCGGCGCTCAGTTCAAACTGCCTTACATCCACGTCGTGGTGAACAACTCGTACCTGGGGCTGATTCGTCAGGCCCAGCGCGGGTTCGAAATGGACTACTGCGTGCAGCTGTCCTTCGATAACCTGAACGCGCCGGAACTCAACGGTTACGGTGTCGACCACGTGGCAGTCGCCGAAGGCCTGGGCTGTAAGGCGCTGCGTGTGTTCGAACCGTCGGAAATCGCCCCTGCCCTGCGCAAGGCCGAAGAGCTGATCGAGGAGTTCAAGGTACCGGTGATCGTCGAAATCATCCTGGAGCGTGTGACCAACATCTCCATGGGGACCGAGATCAACGCCGTCAACGAATTCGAAGACCTGGCGCTGGTCGGTAACGACGCGCCAACGGCGATTTCGCTGCTCGACTGA
- a CDS encoding DUF808 domain-containing protein — MAGSSLLVLIDDIATVLDDVALMSKMAAKKTAGVLGDDLALNAQQVSGVRAEREIPVVWAVAKGSFVNKLILVPSALAISAFVPWLVTPLLMVGGAYLCFEGFEKLAHKFLHSKAEDDADHAQLSAAVAEPTTDLVAFEKDKIKGAIRTDFILSAEIIAITLGAVAGASLTQQVIVMSGIAIVMTVGVYGLVAGIVKLDDLGLWLTQKPGSAAKSIGNAILRAAPYMMKGLSVIGTAAMFLVGGGILTHGIPVLHHWIESVGAAAGSAGFAVPVLLNGVAGIIAGAVVLAVVSVVGKIWRAIKG; from the coding sequence ATGGCAGGAAGCAGTTTGCTGGTGCTGATCGACGATATTGCCACCGTTCTGGATGACGTGGCGTTGATGAGCAAAATGGCCGCGAAGAAGACCGCCGGGGTGCTCGGCGACGATCTGGCGCTCAATGCCCAGCAGGTCTCCGGGGTGCGCGCCGAGCGGGAAATTCCTGTGGTTTGGGCAGTGGCCAAGGGCTCGTTCGTCAACAAGCTGATTCTGGTGCCATCGGCGCTGGCGATCAGCGCGTTCGTACCGTGGCTGGTAACGCCGTTGCTGATGGTCGGCGGTGCTTACCTGTGCTTCGAAGGTTTCGAGAAACTCGCGCACAAGTTCCTGCACAGCAAGGCCGAAGATGACGCCGACCACGCGCAACTGAGCGCGGCGGTGGCCGAGCCGACCACCGATCTGGTGGCCTTCGAGAAGGACAAGATCAAAGGCGCGATCCGCACCGACTTCATCCTTTCGGCAGAAATCATCGCCATCACCCTCGGCGCTGTGGCCGGCGCATCGCTGACCCAGCAAGTGATCGTGATGTCCGGCATCGCGATTGTCATGACCGTCGGCGTCTACGGCCTGGTGGCCGGTATCGTCAAACTCGACGACCTGGGTCTGTGGCTGACGCAGAAACCCGGTTCGGCGGCAAAAAGCATCGGCAACGCGATCCTGCGCGCCGCGCCGTACATGATGAAAGGCCTGTCGGTGATCGGCACGGCGGCGATGTTCCTCGTCGGCGGCGGCATCCTCACCCACGGTATTCCTGTGCTGCATCACTGGATTGAAAGCGTGGGTGCAGCGGCTGGCAGCGCCGGTTTTGCAGTGCCGGTGTTGCTCAATGGCGTGGCGGGGATTATCGCGGGTGCGGTGGTGCTGGCGGTGGTTTCGGTCGTGGGCAAAATCTGGCGCGCGATCAAAGGCTGA
- a CDS encoding glycine betaine ABC transporter substrate-binding protein — MKMRRLLGAGAALVLAMSSTFASAEKQTLNIGYVDGWSDSVATTHVAAEVIKQKLGYDVKLQAVATGIMWQGVATGKLDAMLSAWLPVTHGEYWTKNKDLVVDYGPNFKDAKIGLIVPEYVKAKSIEDLKTDDSFKNRIVGIDAGSGVMLKTDQAIKDYGLDKYTLKASSGAGMIAELTRAEKKNESIAVTGWVPHWMFAKWKLRFLDDPKGVYGAAETVNSIGSKALETKAPEVAKFLKNFQWASKDEIGEVMLAIQDGAKPEAAAKDWVAKHPDRVADWTK, encoded by the coding sequence ATGAAGATGCGACGACTTTTAGGCGCAGGTGCCGCTCTGGTGCTTGCGATGAGCTCCACATTCGCCAGCGCTGAAAAACAGACCCTGAACATCGGTTACGTTGACGGCTGGTCCGACAGCGTCGCGACCACCCACGTGGCGGCCGAAGTGATCAAGCAGAAACTCGGCTACGATGTGAAACTGCAAGCCGTCGCTACCGGGATCATGTGGCAGGGCGTGGCCACCGGCAAACTCGACGCCATGCTCTCGGCCTGGCTGCCGGTCACCCACGGCGAATACTGGACGAAGAACAAGGATCTGGTCGTCGATTACGGCCCGAACTTCAAGGATGCAAAAATCGGCCTGATCGTGCCGGAGTACGTCAAAGCGAAATCGATCGAAGACCTGAAAACCGACGACAGCTTCAAAAACCGTATCGTCGGCATCGATGCCGGTTCAGGCGTGATGCTCAAGACCGATCAGGCGATCAAGGATTACGGTCTCGACAAATACACCCTCAAGGCCAGTTCCGGCGCCGGCATGATTGCCGAGCTGACCCGTGCCGAGAAGAAGAACGAATCGATTGCCGTCACCGGTTGGGTGCCGCACTGGATGTTCGCCAAGTGGAAACTGCGTTTCCTCGACGACCCGAAAGGCGTGTACGGCGCGGCTGAAACCGTGAACAGCATCGGCAGCAAAGCGCTGGAGACCAAGGCTCCGGAAGTCGCCAAGTTCCTGAAAAACTTCCAGTGGGCGTCGAAAGACGAGATCGGCGAAGTCATGCTGGCGATTCAGGACGGCGCCAAACCTGAAGCGGCGGCCAAGGATTGGGTCGCCAAGCACCCGGATCGCGTGGCTGACTGGACTAAATAA
- a CDS encoding serine/threonine protein kinase: MLRSLRFAALFCGLILSASALAVDIDAASYGYPLTNPFEATIATTPPDLRPELPSNDDINQSDHSITLRPERAFILPDNFWAVKKLTYRIAEQDKPAPLIFLIAGTGARFDSTLNEYLKKLYYKAGYHVVQLSSPTSFDFISAASRFATPGITKEDAEDMYRVMQAVRAQHPKLPVTEYYLSGYSLGALDAAFVAHLDETRRSFNFKKVLLLNPPVNLYTSITNLDKLVQTEVKGINNSTTFYELVLHKLTRYFQQKGYIDLNDALLYDFQQSKQHLTNEQMAMLIGTSFRFSAADIAFTSDLINRRGLITPPKFPITEGTSLTPFLKRALQCDFDCYLTEQVIPMWRARTDGGSLLQLIDQVSLYALKDYLHDSPKIAVMHNADDVILGPGDLGFLRKTFGDRLTVYPLGGHCGNLNYRVNSDAMLEFFRG; this comes from the coding sequence ATGCTCCGTTCCTTGCGCTTCGCCGCGCTGTTCTGCGGCCTTATTCTGAGTGCGTCCGCACTGGCGGTGGATATCGATGCCGCCAGTTATGGCTATCCCCTGACCAACCCGTTCGAGGCGACCATCGCCACGACGCCGCCGGACCTGCGCCCGGAATTGCCGTCCAACGACGATATCAACCAGTCCGACCACAGCATCACATTGCGCCCGGAACGGGCCTTCATCCTCCCGGACAATTTCTGGGCGGTGAAGAAACTCACCTACCGCATCGCCGAGCAGGACAAACCCGCGCCGCTGATCTTCCTGATCGCCGGCACCGGCGCCCGCTTTGACAGCACGCTCAACGAATACCTGAAGAAGCTCTACTACAAGGCCGGCTACCACGTCGTGCAGTTGTCGTCGCCGACCAGCTTCGACTTCATCAGCGCCGCTTCACGCTTCGCCACGCCCGGTATCACCAAGGAAGACGCCGAAGACATGTACCGGGTGATGCAGGCCGTGCGCGCGCAACATCCAAAACTGCCGGTCACCGAGTACTACCTCAGCGGCTACAGCCTCGGTGCCCTGGATGCCGCGTTCGTCGCGCATCTGGACGAAACCCGGCGCAGCTTCAACTTCAAGAAAGTTCTGCTGCTCAACCCGCCGGTCAACCTCTACACCTCGATCACCAACCTCGACAAGCTGGTGCAGACCGAAGTGAAGGGCATCAACAACAGCACTACCTTCTATGAACTGGTGCTGCACAAGCTGACCCGCTACTTCCAGCAGAAGGGCTATATCGATCTCAACGATGCCCTGCTCTATGACTTCCAGCAGTCCAAGCAGCACCTGACCAACGAGCAGATGGCGATGCTGATCGGCACCTCGTTCCGCTTCTCGGCCGCCGACATTGCCTTTACGTCGGACCTGATCAACCGTCGTGGTCTGATCACCCCGCCGAAATTCCCGATCACCGAAGGCACCAGCCTCACGCCGTTCCTCAAGCGCGCGCTGCAATGCGACTTCGATTGCTACCTGACCGAACAGGTGATCCCGATGTGGCGCGCCCGTACCGACGGCGGCAGCCTGCTGCAACTGATCGACCAGGTCAGCCTGTACGCGCTCAAGGATTACCTGCATGACAGCCCGAAAATCGCCGTCATGCACAACGCCGATGACGTGATCCTCGGCCCTGGCGACCTGGGCTTCCTGCGCAAGACCTTCGGCGATCGCCTGACCGTTTATCCACTGGGCGGCCATTGCGGCAACCTTAACTACCGCGTCAACAGCGACGCCATGCTGGAGTTTTTCCGTGGCTAA
- a CDS encoding REP-associated tyrosine transposase, whose protein sequence is MPNLPGAHRLRAGRYAEANRIYLLTTNTLDREPIFADFALGRLVVQQFRRAQDLGLANSLAWVVMPDHFHWLIELQKGSLSELMQKTKSLSTKAVNQTTARSTGLWQRGFHDRALRREEDLVTVARYVVANPLRAGLVEKLGNYPLWDAIWV, encoded by the coding sequence ATGCCGAATCTACCTGGAGCTCATCGATTGCGAGCCGGGCGCTATGCTGAAGCCAATCGAATCTATCTACTGACAACCAACACACTTGATCGTGAACCGATCTTTGCCGATTTCGCTTTGGGCAGATTGGTTGTTCAACAATTTCGACGGGCACAGGATCTCGGCTTGGCGAACTCACTGGCGTGGGTGGTCATGCCGGATCATTTTCATTGGTTAATTGAATTGCAGAAAGGTTCGTTGAGCGAACTGATGCAAAAGACCAAGTCATTGAGTACCAAAGCAGTAAATCAGACTACCGCCAGAAGTACTGGCCTCTGGCAGAGAGGGTTTCACGACCGGGCATTGCGACGGGAGGAGGATTTGGTGACGGTGGCACGGTATGTTGTGGCCAACCCATTGCGTGCTGGACTTGTGGAGAAGCTTGGCAATTATCCGCTTTGGGATGCGATTTGGGTTTGA
- a CDS encoding alpha/beta hydrolase, whose amino-acid sequence MKTLFAITLASAMTLCTPLLHATETPDAEEIAFQALSPVVSALINADDVQELMDRGEKLESSDTLQAIAVYLAATREDPNQLQAPYQVAALFARRGDDKLAERFLRVADDRGLWFGPMMASDEDFADLHESDTYKTVLANAQKRYKKIAPGKVGAISVLNPSANIPAPKACRPVVVWLHGYGINGELDESYQPLADTGAIILGINGTEMINSVHSFRWIGPGFEGTHQTVQKALKALEAQQCIDRKRVFLMGFSQGSQHAGALLAQHPDDYAGALLLSPGGQQPTPTESKARGKRVFVINGEKEGPGNQQMSADFRKLFSEGNEVKSRTHEGGHFFPDDWPTSFPQALRWLMGEEA is encoded by the coding sequence GTGAAGACGCTATTCGCCATCACCCTGGCTTCGGCCATGACCCTCTGCACCCCCCTCCTGCATGCGACAGAAACACCCGACGCTGAAGAAATCGCGTTCCAGGCACTGAGCCCGGTGGTTTCTGCATTAATCAACGCGGACGATGTACAAGAACTGATGGACCGCGGCGAGAAGCTCGAATCGAGCGATACGTTGCAGGCTATTGCGGTGTATCTGGCGGCCACTCGGGAAGACCCGAATCAGTTGCAGGCGCCTTATCAGGTTGCGGCGCTGTTCGCTCGCCGTGGCGATGACAAACTGGCCGAGCGCTTTCTGCGCGTGGCCGATGATCGCGGTTTGTGGTTCGGCCCAATGATGGCGAGCGACGAAGACTTCGCCGATCTGCACGAGTCCGACACCTACAAAACCGTGTTGGCCAATGCTCAGAAACGCTACAAGAAAATTGCCCCGGGCAAGGTCGGCGCGATTTCGGTGCTCAACCCGTCGGCGAACATTCCGGCCCCCAAAGCCTGTCGCCCGGTCGTGGTCTGGCTGCACGGTTATGGCATCAATGGCGAGCTGGATGAGAGCTATCAGCCGCTGGCCGACACCGGGGCAATCATTCTGGGGATCAACGGCACTGAAATGATCAACTCAGTCCATAGCTTCCGCTGGATCGGCCCAGGCTTCGAAGGCACCCATCAGACGGTGCAAAAGGCGCTCAAAGCCCTGGAAGCCCAGCAATGCATCGACCGTAAGCGCGTTTTTCTGATGGGCTTCTCCCAGGGTTCGCAACACGCCGGCGCCTTGTTGGCGCAGCACCCGGACGATTACGCAGGCGCGCTGTTGCTGTCGCCCGGCGGCCAGCAACCGACGCCAACCGAAAGCAAGGCGCGCGGCAAGCGGGTGTTTGTCATCAATGGTGAGAAAGAAGGGCCGGGCAATCAACAGATGAGCGCCGATTTCCGCAAACTGTTCAGCGAAGGCAACGAGGTCAAGTCGCGTACTCACGAGGGTGGGCACTTTTTCCCTGACGACTGGCCGACTTCGTTCCCGCAGGCTTTGCGCTGGTTGATGGGTGAGGAGGCTTGA
- a CDS encoding beta (1-6) glucans synthase, producing the protein MQVTCVALQPLGLTMSATSRFPFIPYLFACLLGLFALGGFWYGLGKPVILPDAATPTHKLQCASYTPFDKDQSPFDVPFKLRPERMDADLALLATRFECIRTYSMTGLEALPELARKHGLKLMIGAWVNSNPVDTEKEVDLLIASANANPDVVSAVIVGNEALLRKEVTGAQLARLINKVKSQVKQPVTYADVWEFWLKHPEVAPAVDFLTIHLLPYWEDDPSNIDIALQHVADVRQVFGNKFAPKDVMIGETGWPSEGRQRETALPSRVNEAKFIRGFVAMAEKEGWHYNLIEAFDQPWKRGSEGAVGGYWGLFDADRQDKGVLAGPVTNVPYWKEWLGVGGLIFLGTLLLGGRVRTTQSALILPLLGAVAACSIGAWGDLARVTTRFASEWLWVGLLTVLNLWVLAHAALTLSARQGWRERAFNLLERRAGWLVAVAGFAAAVMMLEMVFDARYRSFASMAFILPALVYVCRPVSVPRREIALLAFIIGAGIAPQLFEEGLQNPQAWGWALVSGLMVAALWRCLRVRGR; encoded by the coding sequence ATGCAGGTAACATGCGTCGCTTTGCAGCCACTCGGCCTGACCATGTCCGCGACTTCCCGCTTCCCGTTTATTCCCTATCTTTTCGCCTGCCTGCTCGGCCTGTTTGCCCTTGGCGGCTTCTGGTACGGCCTCGGCAAACCGGTGATCCTGCCGGACGCCGCAACCCCGACGCACAAGTTGCAATGTGCCTCCTATACGCCGTTCGACAAGGATCAATCGCCGTTCGACGTGCCGTTCAAGCTGCGCCCGGAGCGCATGGACGCCGACCTTGCCCTGCTGGCGACGCGCTTCGAGTGCATCCGCACCTACTCGATGACCGGCCTCGAAGCCCTGCCCGAGCTGGCGCGCAAGCACGGCTTGAAGTTGATGATCGGCGCCTGGGTCAACAGCAACCCGGTGGACACCGAGAAGGAGGTCGACCTGCTGATCGCCTCGGCCAACGCCAACCCGGACGTGGTCAGCGCGGTGATCGTCGGCAACGAAGCCTTGCTGCGCAAGGAAGTCACCGGCGCGCAACTGGCCAGACTGATCAATAAGGTCAAAAGCCAGGTCAAGCAACCGGTCACTTATGCCGATGTCTGGGAGTTCTGGCTCAAGCACCCGGAAGTCGCACCGGCAGTGGATTTCCTGACCATTCACCTGCTGCCGTACTGGGAAGACGATCCCTCGAACATCGACATCGCCCTGCAACATGTGGCGGATGTGCGTCAGGTGTTCGGCAACAAGTTCGCGCCCAAGGACGTGATGATCGGCGAAACCGGCTGGCCCAGCGAAGGCCGCCAGCGCGAGACCGCCCTGCCGAGCCGGGTCAACGAAGCCAAGTTCATTCGTGGTTTTGTCGCGATGGCCGAGAAGGAAGGCTGGCATTACAACCTGATCGAAGCGTTCGACCAGCCATGGAAACGCGGCAGCGAGGGTGCGGTCGGTGGCTACTGGGGCCTGTTCGACGCAGATCGTCAGGACAAGGGCGTGCTCGCCGGGCCGGTGACCAACGTGCCGTACTGGAAAGAATGGCTGGGCGTCGGCGGGCTGATTTTCCTCGGTACGCTGCTGCTCGGCGGCCGGGTGCGCACCACGCAATCAGCATTGATCCTGCCGCTGCTGGGCGCGGTGGCCGCCTGTTCGATCGGCGCCTGGGGCGATCTGGCGCGGGTAACCACGCGGTTTGCCAGCGAATGGCTGTGGGTCGGCTTGCTGACCGTGTTGAATCTGTGGGTGCTGGCGCATGCCGCACTGACCTTGAGCGCGCGCCAGGGTTGGCGTGAACGTGCGTTCAATCTGCTGGAGCGCCGCGCCGGATGGCTGGTGGCCGTGGCCGGTTTTGCTGCAGCGGTGATGATGCTGGAGATGGTGTTCGACGCGCGTTATCGCAGCTTCGCCAGCATGGCGTTCATTCTGCCGGCGCTGGTGTACGTGTGCCGCCCGGTCAGCGTGCCGCGTCGGGAAATCGCCCTGCTGGCTTTCATCATCGGCGCCGGCATTGCGCCGCAGCTGTTCGAGGAAGGGTTGCAGAACCCGCAGGCCTGGGGCTGGGCGCTGGTCAGCGGGCTGATGGTGGCGGCGTTGTGGCGCTGCCTGCGGGTTCGCGGTCGTTGA